The Streptomyces sp. Je 1-332 genome has a window encoding:
- a CDS encoding glycerol-3-phosphate dehydrogenase/oxidase has product MRTATLGPAERAESLAGMAERELDVLVVGAGVVGAGTALDAVTRGLSTGLVEARDWASGTSSRSSKLIHGGLRYLEMLDFALVREALKERGLLLERLAPHLVKPVPFLYPLQHKGWERIYAGSGVALYDAMSMSRGHGRGLPMHRHLTRRHALRVAPCLKKDALVGAMQYYDAQMDDARYVATLVRTASAYGAKVANRARVTGFLREGERVVGAKVQDVEGGGEYEVRAKQVVNATGVWTDDTQAMVGDRGQFHVRASKGIHLVVPKDRINSTTGLILRTEKSVLFVIPWGRHWIVGTTDTDWDLDKAHPAASSADIDYLLEHVNSVLGVPLSRDDVQGVYAGLRPLLAGESDATSKLSREHTVAHPAPGLVVIAGGKYTTYRVMAKDAVDEAVHGLDQRVADCVTEDIPLVGAEGYKALWNARAGIAARTGLHVVRVEHLLNRYGSLAEEVLALVTADPTLGEPLPAADDYLRAEIVYAASHEGARHLDDVLTRRTRISIETFDRGTRSARLCAELMAPVLGWDKDQVEREVQHYEKRVEAERESQRQPDDLTADAARLGAPDIVPL; this is encoded by the coding sequence GTGAGGACAGCGACCTTGGGACCGGCGGAGCGTGCCGAGTCACTTGCGGGAATGGCCGAGCGGGAGCTGGATGTCCTGGTCGTGGGCGCGGGAGTGGTCGGTGCGGGCACCGCACTCGACGCCGTGACCCGCGGCCTTTCCACCGGTCTGGTCGAGGCGCGGGACTGGGCCTCGGGCACGTCGAGCCGGTCGAGCAAGCTGATCCACGGCGGACTGCGCTATCTGGAGATGCTCGACTTCGCGCTGGTGCGGGAGGCGCTGAAGGAGCGCGGCCTGCTCCTGGAGCGGCTCGCCCCGCACCTCGTGAAGCCGGTGCCGTTCCTGTACCCCTTGCAGCACAAGGGCTGGGAGCGGATCTACGCCGGGTCGGGCGTCGCGTTGTACGACGCCATGTCGATGTCACGCGGACACGGCCGCGGCCTTCCCATGCACCGCCACCTGACCCGCCGTCACGCCCTGCGTGTCGCCCCGTGCCTGAAGAAGGACGCACTGGTCGGGGCGATGCAGTACTACGACGCCCAGATGGACGACGCCCGCTATGTCGCGACCCTGGTGCGCACCGCGTCGGCGTACGGTGCCAAGGTCGCCAACCGCGCCCGTGTGACGGGCTTCCTGCGCGAGGGCGAACGCGTCGTCGGCGCCAAGGTGCAGGACGTGGAGGGCGGCGGGGAGTACGAGGTCAGGGCCAAACAGGTGGTGAACGCCACCGGCGTGTGGACGGACGACACCCAGGCGATGGTCGGGGATCGGGGACAGTTCCACGTCAGGGCGTCCAAGGGCATCCATCTGGTCGTGCCCAAGGACCGGATCAACTCGACGACCGGGCTGATCCTGCGGACGGAGAAGAGCGTCCTCTTCGTCATTCCGTGGGGACGGCACTGGATCGTGGGGACGACCGACACCGACTGGGACCTGGACAAGGCGCACCCGGCGGCCTCCAGCGCCGACATCGACTATCTCCTCGAGCACGTGAACTCGGTGCTCGGTGTGCCCCTCTCACGGGACGACGTCCAAGGGGTGTACGCGGGGCTGAGGCCGTTGCTCGCCGGTGAGTCGGACGCCACGAGCAAGCTGTCCCGCGAGCACACGGTGGCGCATCCGGCGCCCGGCCTCGTGGTCATCGCCGGCGGCAAGTACACGACGTACCGAGTCATGGCGAAGGACGCCGTGGACGAGGCGGTGCACGGCCTCGACCAGCGGGTCGCCGACTGTGTCACCGAGGACATTCCGCTGGTCGGCGCCGAGGGGTACAAGGCGCTGTGGAACGCGCGCGCCGGAATCGCCGCCCGCACCGGACTTCATGTGGTGCGCGTGGAACATTTGTTGAACCGGTACGGCTCGCTGGCGGAAGAGGTCCTCGCACTCGTCACCGCCGACCCCACCCTGGGGGAGCCGCTGCCCGCCGCTGACGACTATCTGCGCGCCGAGATCGTCTATGCCGCGTCGCACGAAGGGGCACGGCACCTGGACGACGTGCTGACCCGGCGCACACGGATCTCGATCGAGACGTTCGACCGGGGCACGCGCAGCGCCCGCCTTTGCGCGGAGCTGATGGCGCCGGTCCTCGGCTGGGACAAGGACCAGGTGGAGAGGGAGGTCCAGCATTACGAGAAGCGGGTGGAGGCGGAGCGGGAGTCGCAGCGGCAGCCCGACGACCTGACGGCGGACGCGGCGAGGCTGGGGGCGCCGGACATCGTGCCGCTCTGA
- a CDS encoding serine hydrolase domain-containing protein, giving the protein MPISRTLLALPLVVALIGLTSASAPPAAEPATDATLPLLVTRGKAPAAALLTREAPWSTTETAAPDLQPDRQPAQQPHWHFAHVNKASADAPAPGTNKNPAPEAGYDTGGSTDAGNGSGSSSANSAATRIRRTDHFRAGSITKTFIATVVLQLAAEHRLSLSAPVERHLPGLIRGKRLDGRTLTLRALLTHTSGLADYTTGAKGLVPLTPVEAVRTALALPATPPGRWSYSNTNYVVLGMVIEQVTGRSYAAETARRIITPLRLSGTSFPGTRTTLPPPHGRAYTSEGRDVTALNPGIAGAAGELISTLADLDRFYAALLAGRLLPASQLRQMLNTRAAQGHYGMGLYPQKLPCGTTAWGHNGRIPGSYVRTAATRDGGRVLTFRVNTDGLADPALERALLTAQFCPR; this is encoded by the coding sequence ATGCCCATTTCACGGACACTGCTGGCCCTACCCCTTGTGGTGGCCCTCATCGGGCTGACTTCCGCCAGTGCGCCGCCGGCCGCCGAACCGGCCACGGACGCCACTCTTCCGTTGCTCGTGACCCGAGGCAAGGCCCCCGCCGCGGCTCTGTTGACCCGCGAAGCCCCATGGTCGACGACCGAGACGGCAGCCCCGGACCTTCAACCGGACCGGCAGCCGGCCCAACAGCCACACTGGCACTTCGCCCACGTCAACAAGGCCTCAGCCGACGCGCCCGCCCCGGGAACGAACAAGAACCCAGCACCCGAAGCCGGTTACGACACCGGCGGCAGCACCGACGCCGGCAACGGGAGCGGCAGCAGCAGCGCGAACAGCGCCGCCACCCGCATCCGCCGCACCGACCACTTCCGCGCAGGCAGCATCACCAAGACGTTCATCGCGACGGTCGTCCTCCAACTCGCCGCCGAACACCGTCTGTCCCTGTCCGCCCCCGTGGAACGCCACCTGCCCGGTCTCATCCGCGGCAAGCGTCTCGACGGCCGGACTCTCACCCTGCGCGCCCTGCTCACCCACACCAGCGGTCTCGCCGACTACACCACAGGCGCCAAAGGCCTCGTCCCCCTCACTCCGGTGGAGGCGGTCCGCACCGCCCTCGCCCTTCCCGCGACCCCACCCGGCCGCTGGTCGTACTCCAACACCAACTACGTCGTCCTCGGCATGGTGATCGAGCAGGTCACCGGCCGCTCGTACGCCGCCGAGACCGCGCGCCGCATCATCACCCCCCTTCGCCTGTCCGGCACTTCCTTCCCCGGCACCCGCACCACGCTCCCGCCCCCGCACGGCCGCGCGTACACGAGCGAGGGCCGGGACGTCACCGCCCTCAACCCGGGCATCGCGGGCGCGGCCGGGGAACTGATCTCCACGCTGGCCGACCTGGACCGCTTCTACGCCGCCCTCCTCGCAGGCCGACTGCTTCCCGCGTCCCAGCTACGCCAGATGCTCAACACCCGCGCCGCGCAGGGCCACTACGGCATGGGGCTCTACCCGCAGAAGCTGCCCTGCGGCACCACCGCCTGGGGCCACAACGGCCGCATCCCCGGAAGCTACGTCCGCACGGCCGCCACCCGCGACGGCGGCCGCGTCCTCACTTTCCGGGTCAACACGGACGGACTCGCGGACCCGGCCCTCGAACGGGCCCTCCTGACGGCGCAGTTCTGCCCTCGCTAG
- a CDS encoding protein kinase, with translation MSDAEKTGQSRQDQSERLLSGRYRLGEVLGRGGMGTVWRAKDETLGRTVAVKELRFPSSIDEEEKRRLITRTLREAKAIARIRNTSAVTVYDVVDEDDRPWIVMELVEGKSLAEAIREDGLLTPRRAAEVGLAVLDVLRSAHREGILHRDVKPSNVLIAEDGRVVLTDFGIAQVEGDPSITSTGMLVGAPSYISPERARGHKPGPAADLWSLGGLLYAAVEGVPPYDKGSAIATLTAVMTEDVEQPTNAGPLEKVIYGLLAKDPEQRLDDAGARALLLDVIHAPEVKEEPEPVDATKVVPLPPVPPTSGAGKRFGKGTGKGKGSSGRAGATAGAAGSADGAEGSGASGAVGSAGAAESSMDSGRKGEEAGERLKGALRSVRKAAAAATARGAATGAAASGSAAASEAGAGSETAAGSGSAARSGAGSGAGSGSGSSGSGSNSRAAAASAAVPASRSGQASGGSKTPAAPATPPRAAQPKASLTDVVPRRTLVIFSLALALAVLGTVLAFALSGNESGAGDSKNGGDKAASSGATAGSGEKENENEKGAGQDGGADQDEGKGKDETDASAGASPGSGEGEPGESGDGEGDDSGKKPGDGAESTYKHSQGFSVGLPKGWKYQSTSAAGARFSGPDGQKLLIGWTPTPKSDPVGDWKGQERYMVRSQYKRIRIEKVDFRGWNTADWEFTYVDGGTKYRSIDRGFVVNGNLGYGLMYTAKADKWDGDERKDAWRTFTKTFEPKK, from the coding sequence ATGTCGGACGCGGAGAAGACGGGTCAGTCCCGTCAGGACCAGAGCGAACGTCTCCTCTCCGGGCGCTACCGGCTGGGCGAAGTGCTCGGCCGCGGCGGAATGGGAACCGTCTGGCGCGCCAAGGACGAGACACTCGGCCGTACGGTCGCGGTGAAGGAACTGCGCTTTCCCTCGAGCATCGACGAGGAAGAGAAGCGGCGGCTCATCACGCGAACGCTGCGTGAGGCCAAGGCGATCGCGCGGATCCGCAACACCAGCGCGGTGACCGTGTACGACGTGGTCGACGAGGACGACCGGCCGTGGATCGTGATGGAGCTGGTCGAGGGCAAGTCCCTCGCCGAGGCCATTCGCGAGGACGGGCTGCTCACGCCGAGGCGAGCGGCCGAGGTCGGGCTCGCGGTGCTCGACGTCCTGCGGTCCGCGCACCGCGAGGGAATCCTGCACCGTGACGTGAAGCCGTCGAACGTGCTGATCGCCGAGGACGGGCGGGTCGTTCTCACGGACTTCGGCATCGCGCAGGTCGAGGGCGACCCGTCGATCACGTCCACCGGCATGCTCGTCGGCGCTCCTTCGTACATTTCGCCCGAGCGGGCGCGCGGCCACAAGCCGGGCCCCGCGGCCGACCTGTGGTCGCTTGGCGGCCTGCTGTACGCGGCCGTGGAAGGCGTTCCTCCGTACGACAAGGGGTCGGCGATCGCCACCCTGACCGCGGTGATGACCGAGGACGTCGAACAGCCGACGAACGCGGGACCGTTGGAGAAGGTCATCTACGGCCTGCTCGCCAAGGACCCCGAGCAGCGGCTCGACGACGCGGGGGCGCGGGCGCTCCTGCTCGACGTGATTCACGCGCCGGAGGTCAAGGAAGAGCCGGAGCCGGTGGACGCGACGAAGGTCGTGCCGTTGCCTCCGGTGCCGCCGACGTCCGGTGCGGGGAAGCGGTTCGGCAAGGGCACCGGCAAGGGCAAGGGAAGCTCCGGGCGGGCCGGTGCGACGGCTGGGGCTGCTGGTTCGGCGGATGGGGCTGAGGGCTCTGGAGCCTCCGGGGCTGTTGGGTCTGCTGGGGCCGCCGAGTCCTCCATGGATTCCGGCCGTAAGGGCGAGGAGGCTGGCGAGCGGCTCAAGGGTGCGCTGCGTTCGGTGCGGAAGGCCGCGGCTGCGGCCACCGCGCGGGGCGCGGCGACGGGGGCGGCTGCTTCCGGCTCTGCTGCGGCGTCCGAGGCCGGGGCTGGTTCTGAGACCGCTGCTGGCTCCGGCTCCGCTGCTCGCTCCGGTGCCGGCTCTGGTGCCGGCTCCGGATCAGGTTCTTCTGGTTCCGGGTCCAACTCTCGCGCGGCTGCTGCCTCTGCCGCCGTCCCCGCCTCCCGTTCTGGTCAGGCTTCCGGGGGGTCGAAGACTCCTGCGGCTCCCGCGACGCCGCCGCGTGCGGCGCAGCCCAAGGCCTCGCTCACCGACGTGGTGCCGCGGCGCACGCTCGTGATCTTCTCGCTGGCCCTCGCCCTCGCGGTGCTCGGGACCGTGCTCGCGTTCGCGCTGAGCGGGAACGAGAGCGGCGCTGGGGACAGCAAGAACGGCGGCGACAAGGCCGCGTCCAGTGGCGCGACCGCGGGCAGTGGCGAAAAGGAGAACGAGAACGAGAAGGGCGCCGGGCAGGACGGCGGTGCCGACCAGGACGAGGGCAAGGGCAAGGACGAGACCGACGCGAGCGCGGGAGCGAGCCCCGGTTCGGGCGAGGGCGAGCCGGGCGAGAGCGGCGACGGCGAGGGCGACGACTCCGGCAAGAAGCCGGGAGACGGCGCGGAGTCGACGTACAAGCACTCCCAGGGCTTCTCCGTGGGTCTGCCCAAGGGCTGGAAGTACCAGTCCACGAGCGCCGCGGGCGCGCGTTTCTCCGGGCCGGACGGGCAGAAACTGCTGATCGGCTGGACTCCCACCCCCAAGTCCGACCCGGTGGGCGACTGGAAGGGCCAGGAGAGGTACATGGTCCGGTCGCAGTACAAGCGGATCCGGATAGAGAAGGTCGACTTCCGCGGCTGGAACACGGCCGACTGGGAGTTCACGTACGTCGACGGCGGCACCAAGTACCGGTCGATAGACCGCGGGTTCGTCGTCAACGGCAACCTGGGCTACGGACTGATGTACACGGCCAAGGCGGACAAGTGGGACGGGGACGAGCGCAAGGACGCTTGGCGGACCTTCACGAAGACGTTCGAGCCGAAGAAGTAG
- a CDS encoding protein kinase, which produces MDEYAGRVLADRYRLPLPPADEYELAETRAFDTYSGQEVLVRQVPLPEVVDAEVLELDERDLPEGELPAGFVSAGAVRRPSARTTRRPSDPAVRRAIEAAQAAAQIPDHPRLDQVFDVFAEGGSLWVVSELVAARPLAALLADRPLSPYRAAEVASDVVTALRVLHAHGWVHRNITARTVLVCDDGRVVLTGLAAGAAEEALCGYDPRPEEFLGGFEGGGDSGADAGGGAEADVSQPGGSSEPVAIEAAPAPTPEPGGDVRAAHSSAIAAYRAGARAAARVSEAEGRRGAELPGPRTGGTYGASQGSGESGDPVGAGGTETKGSGAEAEAAGRILDPYGVAGTKPWHGAVPRGGGAGPSSPGEGRAVGGVGVPYASSPAGPAGPAGGPAGPAGGPAEGPAGGPAGGPAEASVDEGADVAHGERGPAGGPGAGHGSGPGPGALTPAPRHAPAPAHDASAPPSASSGHSYWDALVAERSGARRGPATALAAERARHARMTVVGGVTERWAPEQAGPVHENWQLAPPIGPATDLWALGALLFRAVQGHAPYPEESTFELVQLVCAEPPAYAEECGPLRPVVESLLRQDPTERLDIEELSGWLRSLVRSAPEPEAGANVVPAPPFDARRLPVVRRRGDLVRRKKRRAAAPAAPVANSRQNGRHKHKHKRGREGREGRAGREARQPTAAAPARPARPAPKRTAAAPAPERPAPNRPAPKRSGTGRPRSLGRLLLLLILVGLAAAVAYALVFMPKAGENDGGERAGSAGDPGTSQAPDTGSSSSARPSEDDGKDGKDGKDGKSGEPSDKPEKSPSSQKPQTSGPEVPQGFTLRKDAEGFRIAVASGWDRQPKNGRGQVVYTRGDFELIVVPGRDGTDEYGSDPMKYQREHERELQPFRDSTWAESSGMRRIDVGGRVMGEGQFTWQGPGGGEIFVRNLAMIVGGKYHVVQIRGPEGERDEVDRLYEQASSTYEVTD; this is translated from the coding sequence GTGGACGAATACGCGGGGCGGGTACTCGCCGACCGCTATCGCCTGCCGCTGCCTCCCGCGGATGAGTACGAACTCGCGGAGACGCGGGCCTTTGACACCTACAGCGGGCAGGAAGTCCTGGTCAGGCAGGTGCCGTTGCCCGAGGTCGTCGACGCGGAGGTGCTCGAACTCGATGAGCGCGACCTGCCGGAGGGGGAGCTTCCGGCAGGGTTCGTGAGCGCCGGGGCGGTGCGGCGTCCCTCGGCGCGTACCACCCGGCGGCCGTCGGATCCGGCGGTGCGCCGCGCGATAGAGGCGGCGCAGGCCGCCGCGCAGATTCCCGACCATCCGCGGCTCGACCAGGTTTTCGACGTGTTCGCCGAGGGCGGTTCGCTGTGGGTAGTGAGCGAGTTGGTGGCGGCGAGGCCGCTGGCCGCGCTGCTCGCCGACCGGCCGCTGAGTCCGTACCGCGCGGCGGAGGTCGCGTCCGACGTGGTGACGGCGCTGCGGGTGCTGCACGCGCACGGCTGGGTGCACCGGAACATCACCGCTCGTACGGTCCTGGTCTGCGACGACGGCCGGGTGGTCCTCACGGGCCTCGCGGCGGGCGCGGCGGAAGAGGCGCTGTGCGGGTACGACCCTCGGCCCGAGGAGTTCCTCGGGGGGTTCGAGGGCGGGGGCGACTCCGGTGCGGATGCTGGTGGTGGGGCCGAGGCGGACGTTTCGCAGCCTGGCGGTTCAAGTGAGCCTGTCGCCATCGAGGCCGCCCCGGCTCCGACTCCGGAGCCCGGCGGTGACGTGCGGGCCGCGCATTCCAGCGCCATAGCCGCGTATCGCGCCGGGGCGCGTGCCGCGGCGCGTGTGAGCGAGGCCGAAGGGCGGCGGGGCGCGGAGTTGCCGGGGCCCAGGACCGGCGGGACGTACGGGGCGAGCCAGGGGTCGGGCGAGAGCGGTGACCCGGTGGGGGCCGGGGGAACAGAGACCAAGGGAAGCGGGGCAGAGGCCGAGGCCGCGGGGCGGATCCTCGACCCATACGGCGTCGCGGGCACGAAGCCGTGGCACGGGGCCGTGCCGAGGGGCGGAGGCGCGGGCCCTTCGAGTCCCGGTGAGGGCAGGGCTGTTGGGGGCGTCGGAGTCCCTTACGCGAGTTCTCCGGCTGGGCCTGCTGGACCTGCGGGTGGACCCGCTGGACCTGCGGGAGGGCCCGCGGAAGGGCCCGCGGGAGGGCCCGCGGGAGGGCCCGCTGAAGCCTCCGTCGACGAGGGCGCGGACGTCGCCCACGGCGAGCGAGGCCCTGCGGGCGGCCCTGGCGCTGGCCACGGCTCCGGCCCCGGCCCCGGCGCTCTCACCCCCGCCCCCCGTCACGCCCCCGCCCCCGCCCACGACGCCTCCGCGCCCCCCTCCGCCTCATCCGGGCACAGCTACTGGGACGCCCTCGTCGCCGAGCGGAGTGGGGCTCGGCGTGGGCCCGCGACCGCTCTTGCCGCGGAGCGGGCCCGCCACGCACGGATGACCGTGGTCGGCGGCGTGACCGAGCGGTGGGCGCCCGAGCAGGCCGGGCCCGTGCACGAGAACTGGCAGCTCGCCCCGCCCATCGGGCCCGCCACCGATCTCTGGGCGCTCGGCGCCTTGCTGTTCCGGGCCGTGCAGGGCCACGCGCCCTACCCGGAGGAGAGCACCTTCGAGCTCGTCCAGCTGGTCTGTGCCGAGCCGCCCGCCTACGCGGAGGAGTGCGGGCCGCTGCGGCCCGTCGTCGAGTCCTTGCTGCGTCAGGACCCTACCGAGCGGCTCGACATCGAGGAACTGAGCGGCTGGCTGCGGTCGTTGGTCCGTTCCGCGCCCGAGCCGGAGGCCGGTGCGAACGTCGTGCCGGCGCCGCCGTTCGATGCCCGCCGCCTGCCCGTCGTACGCCGCCGCGGTGATCTCGTACGGCGTAAGAAGAGGCGCGCGGCCGCACCCGCCGCCCCGGTGGCGAACTCCCGGCAGAACGGGCGCCACAAGCACAAACACAAGCGAGGCCGGGAGGGACGGGAGGGCCGGGCGGGCCGGGAAGCCAGGCAGCCGACCGCCGCGGCCCCCGCGCGCCCCGCGCGCCCCGCGCCCAAGCGGACAGCCGCCGCCCCCGCACCCGAGCGCCCCGCGCCCAACCGCCCCGCGCCCAAGCGGAGCGGTACGGGCCGGCCGCGTTCCCTGGGGCGGCTCCTGCTGCTGCTCATCCTGGTCGGGCTCGCCGCGGCAGTCGCGTACGCCCTGGTTTTCATGCCCAAGGCGGGGGAGAACGACGGCGGTGAGCGCGCCGGCTCCGCGGGCGACCCCGGCACCAGCCAGGCCCCCGACACCGGCAGCAGCTCCAGCGCCCGCCCCAGCGAGGATGACGGCAAGGACGGCAAGGACGGCAAGGACGGCAAGTCCGGCGAGCCCAGTGACAAGCCCGAGAAAAGCCCGAGCTCGCAGAAGCCGCAGACCAGCGGGCCCGAGGTCCCCCAGGGTTTCACCCTCCGCAAGGACGCCGAGGGCTTCCGGATCGCCGTCGCGAGCGGCTGGGACCGGCAGCCCAAGAACGGCCGGGGTCAAGTCGTGTACACGCGGGGCGACTTCGAGCTCATCGTCGTTCCGGGGCGGGACGGCACGGACGAGTACGGCAGCGACCCCATGAAGTACCAGCGCGAGCACGAGCGCGAACTGCAGCCGTTCCGCGACTCGACCTGGGCGGAGTCCTCGGGCATGCGCAGGATCGACGTGGGCGGACGGGTCATGGGCGAGGGGCAGTTCACCTGGCAGGGTCCGGGCGGCGGCGAGATCTTCGTACGCAATCTGGCGATGATCGTCGGCGGGAAGTATCACGTCGTGCAGATCCGTGGGCCCGAGGGCGAGCGTGACGAGGTGGACCGGCTCTACGAGCAGGCCTCGTCGACCTACGAGGTCACCGATTGA
- a CDS encoding serine/threonine-protein kinase: MQGLLLAGRYRLGESIGRGGMGRVWRAQDEVLHRTVAVKELTAAQFVAEADRAILFARTHAEARAAARINHPAVVTVHDVLEYDDRPWIVMELVEGRSLADAVKERGRIDPVEAARIGLWTLKALRAAHAAGVLHRDVKPGNVLLADDRRILLTDFGIAAIEGDSTITRTGEVVGSVDYLAPERVSGANPGPASDLWALGATLYTAVEGNSPFRRTSPLGTMQAVVTEEPAPAEYAGVLAPVISALLRKDPETRPTAEVAELMLAEAAEGRRPNSAQAYVPTQIHATSHQPQPQPQPHQQSQPQPYGQPRTQQQAHTPPFGHHSSEPGTVVTGNGSGNTAGSSVSSGTVVQGTHQPPSHAHTHPHAGPALNPPKRRKRSAIVAAVAAVLLLGGGTAGYLHYADGDDGGARQSSDEEQGETVGGIPKDWHRVKDAEGFSMMLPKGWEREADGSQIDYTPDHGRHFVRIAIDRDSTWESPYTHQLDLEKNLSVKLPRYKRLQLDQNTFRDRPGALWEFSWTAGANDTTAGPRRAIEQSYLSLDGVEYVIYMSSPAEDWNTARQQFDAMLRGWRER; the protein is encoded by the coding sequence ATGCAGGGCCTGCTCCTCGCGGGCCGCTACCGGCTCGGAGAGTCCATCGGCCGCGGTGGCATGGGCCGGGTGTGGCGCGCACAGGACGAGGTGCTGCACCGGACCGTCGCCGTCAAGGAACTGACGGCCGCGCAGTTCGTGGCGGAGGCCGACCGCGCGATCCTCTTCGCCCGTACGCACGCCGAGGCGCGGGCCGCCGCCCGGATCAACCACCCCGCCGTCGTCACCGTCCACGACGTCCTGGAGTACGACGACCGTCCCTGGATCGTGATGGAGCTGGTCGAGGGCCGCTCGCTCGCCGACGCCGTCAAGGAGCGGGGCCGCATCGACCCCGTCGAGGCCGCCCGCATTGGCCTCTGGACGCTGAAGGCACTGCGCGCCGCGCACGCCGCCGGGGTCCTGCACCGCGACGTCAAGCCCGGCAACGTACTCCTGGCCGATGACCGGCGCATCCTGCTCACCGACTTCGGGATCGCCGCGATCGAGGGGGACTCGACGATCACGCGGACCGGCGAGGTCGTCGGCTCCGTCGACTATCTGGCGCCCGAGCGGGTCAGCGGCGCCAACCCCGGCCCCGCGTCCGACCTGTGGGCGCTCGGCGCCACGCTGTACACGGCGGTCGAGGGGAACTCCCCGTTCCGGCGCACGTCGCCGCTGGGCACCATGCAGGCCGTGGTCACGGAGGAGCCCGCGCCGGCCGAGTACGCGGGGGTGCTCGCCCCTGTCATCAGCGCGCTCCTGCGCAAGGACCCGGAGACCCGGCCGACCGCGGAGGTCGCCGAGCTGATGCTCGCCGAGGCGGCCGAGGGGCGCAGGCCGAACTCGGCGCAGGCTTACGTGCCGACGCAGATCCACGCCACGTCCCATCAGCCCCAGCCGCAGCCCCAGCCCCATCAGCAGTCACAGCCGCAGCCGTACGGGCAGCCACGCACCCAGCAGCAGGCCCACACTCCGCCGTTCGGCCACCATTCCTCGGAGCCCGGCACCGTGGTCACCGGGAACGGGAGCGGGAACACCGCCGGTTCCTCCGTCTCCTCCGGCACCGTCGTCCAGGGCACCCACCAGCCCCCGTCCCACGCTCACACCCACCCCCACGCCGGCCCCGCCCTCAACCCCCCGAAGCGCCGCAAGCGGTCCGCGATCGTCGCGGCCGTGGCGGCGGTCCTGCTGCTCGGCGGCGGAACCGCGGGCTACCTGCACTACGCGGACGGCGACGACGGCGGTGCGCGGCAGTCCAGCGACGAGGAGCAGGGCGAGACCGTCGGCGGCATCCCCAAGGACTGGCACCGGGTGAAGGACGCCGAGGGCTTCAGCATGATGCTGCCCAAGGGCTGGGAGCGCGAGGCCGACGGCAGCCAGATCGACTACACGCCCGACCACGGACGTCACTTCGTACGTATCGCGATCGACCGCGACTCCACGTGGGAGAGCCCCTACACGCACCAGCTCGACCTGGAGAAGAACCTCAGCGTCAAGCTGCCCCGCTACAAGCGGCTGCAGCTCGACCAGAACACCTTCCGCGACCGGCCGGGCGCGCTGTGGGAGTTCAGCTGGACGGCCGGCGCGAACGACACGACCGCGGGCCCACGGCGCGCGATCGAGCAGTCGTATCTCAGCCTTGACGGCGTCGAGTACGTGATCTACATGTCGTCCCCCGCGGAGGACTGGAACACGGCGCGCCAGCAGTTCGACGCGATGCTCCGGGGCTGGCGGGAGCGCTGA